The following are from one region of the bacterium genome:
- the ispD gene encoding 2-C-methyl-D-erythritol 4-phosphate cytidylyltransferase, which translates to MTLSVGLILAAGGLGKRFGGLEPKQFADLGGQTVLHRTAERFLERAEFNRLVVTAPRGFEGRTGFEVARLGGQFTVVTGGEERWQSVRYALKSLGKVDLVIVHDAVRPFVTRKVLQDITAAALVNGAAVAAVQATDTVKLATRMTTVKMTVDRRRVWLVQTPQCFRYGLLRQVYDQDDERLAGATDDAQLVENAGRPVKLIPGHRQLFKITTPEDLRWAEFLLKNDLVVD; encoded by the coding sequence ATGACGCTTTCGGTGGGTTTGATTCTGGCGGCGGGCGGCCTGGGCAAGCGCTTCGGCGGCCTGGAACCCAAGCAGTTCGCCGACCTGGGCGGTCAGACCGTCCTGCACCGGACCGCCGAGCGGTTCCTGGAACGGGCCGAGTTCAACCGCCTGGTGGTCACCGCGCCCCGGGGCTTCGAGGGTCGGACCGGCTTCGAGGTCGCCCGGCTCGGCGGGCAGTTCACCGTGGTCACCGGCGGCGAGGAGCGCTGGCAGTCGGTGCGCTACGCGCTGAAATCCCTGGGCAAGGTGGACCTGGTGATCGTGCACGACGCGGTGCGTCCCTTCGTCACGCGGAAGGTCCTCCAGGACATAACGGCGGCGGCGCTGGTGAACGGGGCGGCGGTGGCGGCCGTCCAGGCCACCGACACCGTCAAGCTCGCCACCCGCATGACCACGGTGAAGATGACCGTGGACCGTCGCCGGGTCTGGCTGGTTCAGACGCCCCAGTGCTTCCGCTACGGGCTCCTGCGACAGGTTTACGACCAGGACGACGAACGGCTCGCGGGGGCGACCGACGACGCCCAGCTCGTGGAGAACGCGGGACGGCCGGTGAAGCTAATCCCCGGCCACCGACAGCTTTTCAAAATCACCACACCCGAGGACCTGCGCTGGGCCGAGTTCCTCTTGAAGAACGACCTGGTGGTGGATTGA